The genome window ATTCCAAAGGCTTTCTTATTTATTATTCTAATTACCTGTGTGCCCTGTACAGTAAGTCCAATAAGACTTGTAAAAGATAATGCCAAAGCAATGGCTAAACTACTATTCAGAGATCCAGACAAAATAAATGTAATAGCAAAAAATGTCACAATTCCAAGTATGGAAAAACTCATTGTTAGCTTCAGTTTACCAAAACCATTTATAAAAGTAGAAAATGGTGCTGTAATTACCCAGATTATGGCATATAATGCGATTCCGGCAGATAAATGAAACGGGATATTAACTGTTGAGCCAATCCATACACTATAAAGAAAGTCAGAAAAGTAAAGAATTAATAAGATCCCACAAACAAAACCTAAAGAAATCATATTAAATCTTCTAAGAGTAACTTTTAACCAAATAAAATCATTCCTGGAGTATGCATCAGTGACAGCAGACCAAATAGGTGATAAAAGGATTCCATATATCATTATCACCACACTAAACAACTTAAAGGCAATATTGTATCTTACTACTTCCTCAGAACCAAATAGCTGCAAAATTAAAAAGTTTGTAGTTGAAAAAATGGCCATCGCTGTAATCTGAACAACAAAGAACTTCAAGCCCAAGGAAAGCAGATCTTTCTTAATCTTGAAATCAACGTAATCCCCGGAGGGGGATATTTCCTTAAACCGGGATTTAAAGGAAAGAACGGATGCAAGCAAATAAATTATTACTGGAATAACAGTCACTATAGTTCCAAGAACTACAAGATTAGCGTTTTCCGTAATTTTTGTGACTAAAAAAACAAGGAGCAGAGCTAAGACGTTTCCAGCTGTTTGTACAAAATTATTAAAGGATGATTTTTGATGGGCAATATATATTGTACTTATAGGCTGCAGAAGAAACCGCAAGCAAAAAGCACCAAATACTACAACAGCCAGCCAGTAGAGTTCATGTGATGATATCTTTGTGGTGTTTAATACTTTTTGCCAATCAAGAAATGGAAAAATCAAATTAAAGATAATAAAAACAATAGAAATTATTATCGCAAGCAATGCATAAGTAGTTGAAATGTATTTTCGACCCAGTTCTTTTTCATCCTTCGCTATTGCATCCGTCAGTTTGTTCCTTAATCCATTACTCAACCCAATATCAAGAATATTAAACCAGCCAACAATCGAAATAAGAGTCAACCAGACCCCATATCGCTCTGAATCGTAATAATTCAACAACAATGGAACAAATAGAAATGAGCTAATTACATTTAAGCCTTGTGAACCAATTGTATACAGAATCTGTTGTAAAGCCAAAGTCGATCGGGTTTCACCTTGCAGAATGGATTTGATGAAACGAGGATTAAAATATCTTATCAAATCTTTCGATTAATTAAACCGTCCCAACTATTCCAATTTTTCTAAAACTGCGGAACAAAAAAGTTCTTAGAAATAATGGCAACAACATAAACACACGCAATACAAACTCTGACGAAAGTTTTGACTTCAAAAATTCCGAATAAATATTATTTGTTGATAAGATCTCTATCGCTTTCTTTTTAGGAATTATTCCCAAAAAATACCATAATGTAGCTCTTCCGTTATTCTTAGCCATATCAGATAATTCAGAGCCGTTTTCAAAGTAACCTGCAAGAACTTTGTCATAGATATAAGCGATTGAAAGCATACAATGAATGTGAGTGTTTATGTTTTTTGAATCTTGTTCCAAATGAGTTCCATACCGGAGAAGTTTTTTTTGTTCTCCAAACACAGAAAGTTCTTTAATCTTTTCATAAACCCATAACCAGTCGTTCGAAGCATGAAATGCTGTGTAATATTCTGTAAACTTGCTTTTATTAACTATAAAAGCATACGGAATACCTAACTTATATCTTATTCCATATTCAATTATCTTCATTCCATTTTCACAATATCCAAAAGGATATATATGCTTATGAGATGATACATTATTATTTGCTAAATCAAATAAGGAAAAATCAGTGAAATAGAAATCTAAATTCGGATAATTGTTAAGGGTCTTAATAAACTCTTCCACAAATGTGGCTTCCAAAATGTTATCATCTTGAAAAATCATTGAATATTTTGTTCTGGTCAAGGACATACATTTGTTCCAATTGGGAAACAGTCCGATATTCGATTCATTCCTATGATATTCTACATTATATTTTTCACATGTTTCTTTAAAGAAATTATGAGAAGAACAGTTATCAACTACAATTATATGGCATTTTACTGTCTGATGGAGGATTGATAAGAGTGCCTTTTCAAAGAAATCCTTCCTTTCATAAACAGGCATTGTAATTGTTAAAGCATCGGAAATTTTCATACTGATTTTTCCAATTTCATCATCCAATTTTTTGTTTTAATAATACCCTCTCTATAACTTACAGTAGGCTCCCAACCAAAATGACTCTTAGCTTTTTTGATATTCGCAATAAAGATTTTTTGATCACTCTGTCTCCAATCTAACTCATGATAATGCATCTTAATAGAGAGAATCTCCTCAAGCACATTAAAGAGTTCAATAAGGGAAAGACTATTCTGAAACCCGCCGCCAATGTTGTAGGCATTACCTCGAGTAGTTTCAATATTTTTAATAGCCTTAAAGTAACACTCAATCAAATCGTCCGCATGTAAGACATCCCTAACCTGTTTCCCATTTCCCGATATACTAAAGGGCTCAGTTTGGGATTTATTTGATATTTCAAGTGCGTTTTTTACAAACCAACCAACCCAACCCTGGTCAATTGTGGAGTTCTGATTGGACCCATAGATTGAAGAATGCCTAAAGACCACAGTATTTAAATCAAACATTCTTGCGTAATCTAACATATACTGATCAACTGCTCCTTTTGAACATCCATAAGGCGACTCAAAACATAATGGCAAGTTTTCATTAAATCCATCAGGATACTGATTACATATATATCTTGTTTCAGTTTCAAGAAATTCTAAGTGATTTAGATCACCGTAAACTTTATTTGTTGATGAATATAGGACAATTGTACTTGGCGCAAACTTCCTAACACACTCAAGTAGATTATGTCCTCCAATAACATTAATTTCAAAATCTTGTCTTGGATTTTCTAAGGAGGTTGTCATTGCAACCTGACCCGCTAAATGAAAGATAACGTCTGGTTTTGAATTCTTAATTACACTTTCGACATCATTATAAGATCTGATATCGGCATGAAAATATTCAAAGCTACCTTCATTTCGCAATACTTTAAGATTGTTAGCTGAACCAACCCTAAACAAATTGTCCATTATGAATAACTCTTCACCACGCCTAAGTATTTCACTGGCTAAGTTAGTACCAACAAATCCACAGCCACCGGTTATTAGATAACGCAAATTATGTCTCCTTTATCGTTGCCAGTAATCCATCGTATATTTCTACCCTTGGAGTCCATCCTAATTTATATAGTCCTTTGTTGCATTTCTTTTCATTTTTTAATTCATTCTTTCGATATTCAATCGCCCCAAATCTTAATTCCGTATTACTATTTAGATTTACTTTAATGAAAGTTAATAGCTCTTTAATACTAATTAGATTCCCTGTGCAAACCTCAAACTGTGAAAATGATTTATTAAAATCTTTAATATTATTCATAACGCTCAGAAATGCGGTTACCACATCCGAATAATAAACAAAATCTCTTTTTTGTTCACCCGTTGTCAAATCGATATGTGAAACGTTCGACTTTAATAATTTTATCATTCTTGTAATAAAATTTGTTTCGG of Ignavibacteriales bacterium contains these proteins:
- a CDS encoding GDP-mannose 4,6-dehydratase codes for the protein MRYLITGGCGFVGTNLASEILRRGEELFIMDNLFRVGSANNLKVLRNEGSFEYFHADIRSYNDVESVIKNSKPDVIFHLAGQVAMTTSLENPRQDFEINVIGGHNLLECVRKFAPSTIVLYSSTNKVYGDLNHLEFLETETRYICNQYPDGFNENLPLCFESPYGCSKGAVDQYMLDYARMFDLNTVVFRHSSIYGSNQNSTIDQGWVGWFVKNALEISNKSQTEPFSISGNGKQVRDVLHADDLIECYFKAIKNIETTRGNAYNIGGGFQNSLSLIELFNVLEEILSIKMHYHELDWRQSDQKIFIANIKKAKSHFGWEPTVSYREGIIKTKNWMMKLEKSV
- a CDS encoding glycosyltransferase family 2 protein, which codes for MDDEIGKISMKISDALTITMPVYERKDFFEKALLSILHQTVKCHIIVVDNCSSHNFFKETCEKYNVEYHRNESNIGLFPNWNKCMSLTRTKYSMIFQDDNILEATFVEEFIKTLNNYPNLDFYFTDFSLFDLANNNVSSHKHIYPFGYCENGMKIIEYGIRYKLGIPYAFIVNKSKFTEYYTAFHASNDWLWVYEKIKELSVFGEQKKLLRYGTHLEQDSKNINTHIHCMLSIAYIYDKVLAGYFENGSELSDMAKNNGRATLWYFLGIIPKKKAIEILSTNNIYSEFLKSKLSSEFVLRVFMLLPLFLRTFLFRSFRKIGIVGTV